One Desulfobulbus propionicus DSM 2032 DNA segment encodes these proteins:
- a CDS encoding heavy metal translocating P-type ATPase, translating into MADHRHDGHHNHHDHHDHETSGEHAVKDPVCGMSVDPHTAEQRSQHGGTTWYFCSSGCKSRFDANPEQYLGDEQKREKPVAPDAMYTCPMHPEIRQQGPGDCPICGMALEPEQVSLDDEPSAELEDMTRRLRIGLVLALPVLVLEMGSHLTGLGHIVAPQLSNWIQLVLATPVVLWCGWPFFVRAWKSVVNRHLNMFTLIALGTGVALIYSLVATLAPQVFPDAFRQDGGSVAVYFESAAVIVVLVLLGQVLELRAREKTSGAIRALLDLAPAMARKLDDQGGEADVPLDQVKVGDRLRVRPGDKVPLDGEVLEGSSHVDESMVTGEPLAVGKKSGDHVIGGSINQQGSFLMRADKVGKDTMLSQIVQMVASAQRSRAPIQGVADKVAGYFVPAVIVIALIAFFAWSLFGPTPAMTFGLIAAVSVLIIACPCALGLATPMSIMVGVGRGAQSGVLIRDAEALERMEKVDTVVVDKTGTLTEGKPRVTTLVPAEGFSEEELMRLAGGLEKGSEHPLAHAILEKADAMELTLPDAEDFDSPNGKGVTGSIEGQRVLLGNRLLMEAEGVETADFADAADELRRDGATVIFAAVNGKVCGLLAIADPVKATTEAALAALQKEGIRVVMLTGDNRTSAEAVARKLPIDAVEAEVLPEDKGKVVQRLKDEGRVVVMAGDGVNDAPALATADVGVAMGTGTDVAIESAGITLLRGDLMGLVEARQLSLATMRNIRQNLFFAFVYNSVGVPVAAGLLYPFFGILLSPIFAAAAMSLSSVSVIMNALRLRGGCGKLDKPLSGKSATRNAL; encoded by the coding sequence ATGGCTGACCACCGACACGACGGTCACCACAACCATCACGACCATCACGACCACGAAACTTCCGGCGAACACGCCGTCAAGGACCCGGTCTGCGGCATGTCGGTGGACCCGCATACCGCGGAACAGAGAAGCCAGCACGGTGGCACAACCTGGTACTTCTGCTCCTCAGGCTGCAAGTCCCGCTTCGATGCAAACCCGGAGCAGTACCTCGGTGACGAGCAGAAGCGAGAAAAACCGGTGGCGCCGGATGCCATGTACACCTGCCCCATGCATCCGGAAATTCGCCAACAGGGCCCCGGTGATTGCCCCATCTGCGGCATGGCCCTGGAACCGGAGCAGGTGAGCCTGGATGACGAGCCATCCGCGGAACTCGAGGACATGACGCGCCGATTACGGATCGGACTGGTCCTGGCCCTGCCGGTCCTGGTGCTTGAAATGGGCAGCCATCTCACCGGGCTCGGGCACATTGTGGCCCCACAACTGTCCAACTGGATTCAACTGGTGCTGGCGACGCCGGTCGTACTCTGGTGCGGTTGGCCCTTCTTTGTCCGGGCCTGGAAATCCGTGGTCAATCGGCATCTGAACATGTTCACGCTGATTGCCCTCGGCACCGGTGTCGCCCTGATCTACAGCCTGGTGGCCACCCTGGCGCCGCAGGTCTTCCCGGATGCCTTCCGGCAGGACGGTGGTTCGGTTGCCGTGTATTTCGAGTCTGCAGCGGTCATCGTGGTCCTGGTGCTGCTTGGGCAGGTGCTGGAGTTGCGGGCGCGCGAGAAAACCTCCGGCGCCATCAGGGCTCTCTTGGACCTCGCCCCGGCGATGGCCAGGAAACTGGATGACCAGGGCGGCGAGGCCGATGTCCCGCTGGATCAGGTCAAGGTCGGCGATCGCCTGCGGGTTCGCCCGGGAGACAAGGTGCCGCTGGACGGCGAGGTGCTTGAAGGCAGCTCCCATGTGGATGAATCCATGGTGACCGGTGAGCCCCTGGCGGTCGGCAAGAAATCCGGCGACCATGTGATCGGCGGCAGCATCAACCAGCAGGGCAGCTTTCTCATGCGGGCCGACAAGGTCGGCAAGGACACCATGCTGTCCCAGATCGTGCAGATGGTGGCCAGTGCCCAGCGCAGCCGCGCACCGATCCAGGGGGTGGCCGACAAGGTGGCGGGGTACTTTGTGCCGGCCGTGATCGTGATCGCCCTCATCGCCTTTTTCGCCTGGTCGTTGTTCGGCCCGACACCGGCCATGACCTTCGGCCTGATCGCTGCGGTGAGCGTACTGATCATCGCCTGCCCGTGTGCGTTGGGGCTGGCAACGCCCATGTCCATCATGGTCGGTGTCGGGCGAGGCGCCCAGAGCGGTGTTCTCATCCGCGACGCGGAAGCCCTGGAGCGCATGGAAAAGGTGGATACCGTGGTGGTGGACAAAACCGGTACCCTGACCGAGGGCAAGCCCCGGGTCACCACGCTTGTTCCGGCCGAGGGGTTCAGCGAGGAAGAATTGATGCGGCTTGCCGGCGGCCTGGAGAAGGGCAGTGAGCACCCGCTGGCCCACGCCATTCTCGAAAAGGCCGATGCCATGGAGCTGACCTTACCGGATGCCGAGGACTTTGATTCCCCGAACGGCAAGGGGGTGACCGGAAGCATTGAAGGTCAGCGGGTGCTGCTTGGCAATCGCCTGTTGATGGAAGCGGAAGGAGTCGAGACGGCAGACTTTGCGGATGCGGCCGACGAACTGCGAAGGGACGGGGCCACGGTGATCTTTGCCGCAGTGAACGGCAAGGTCTGCGGCCTGCTTGCCATTGCCGATCCGGTCAAGGCAACCACGGAAGCGGCCCTTGCCGCCCTGCAAAAAGAGGGCATCCGGGTGGTCATGCTCACCGGCGACAACCGCACTTCGGCGGAAGCGGTTGCCCGCAAACTGCCTATTGATGCCGTTGAAGCGGAAGTCTTGCCCGAAGACAAAGGAAAGGTTGTTCAGCGCCTGAAGGACGAGGGGCGCGTGGTGGTCATGGCCGGTGACGGGGTCAACGATGCTCCGGCTCTGGCCACGGCGGATGTGGGCGTGGCCATGGGTACGGGGACCGATGTCGCCATCGAAAGTGCCGGTATCACGCTGTTGCGAGGGGACCTAATGGGTCTTGTGGAAGCGCGGCAGCTTTCTCTCGCAACGATGCGCAATATCCGGCAGAACCTGTTTTTCGCCTTCGTGTACAACTCGGTCGGTGTTCCTGTCGCGGCAGGTCTTTTGTACCCGTTTTTCGGAATACTCCTGAGCCCGATTTTTGCCGCGGCGGCCATGTCTCTATCCTCGGTCAGCGTCATTATGAATGCGCTGCGCCTGAGAGGTGGCTGCGGAAAATTGGACAAGCCGTTAAGTGGAAAATCTGCTACCCGTAACGCCCTGTGA
- a CDS encoding membrane protein, translating into MLRNNMMLYGNTMWAGHWLWMLVIAIAVVVPAWRICRRTGFPGWLGLLAVVPFANLVLLYFIAFADWPADKRGGHNG; encoded by the coding sequence ATGTTACGAAACAACATGATGCTGTATGGAAACACCATGTGGGCCGGGCACTGGCTGTGGATGCTGGTGATTGCCATCGCGGTGGTGGTGCCTGCCTGGCGTATTTGCCGGCGGACAGGTTTCCCCGGATGGCTGGGCCTGCTGGCCGTGGTTCCCTTTGCCAACCTCGTTCTCCTCTATTTCATCGCTTTTGCCGACTGGCCGGCAGACAAGAGGGGAGGTCACAATGGCTGA
- the ric gene encoding iron-sulfur cluster repair di-iron protein yields the protein MLPTPIETATIGSIVAADYRTAKVFEARGIDFCCGGKIPLATACAQIGLDLALIMRELEAVQNEPGNRSENYGAWSLSFLADYIVNTHHVYLRENDEQIAAYARKIAGVHGANHPEVLEIADLFARIAADLTAHLKEEEEVFFPAVKRAEAASASGLEPAAGDRETIRTSLERLHREHEEVGEAVHAIRQLAKDYAIPSDACNTFMVTYQKLNEFEDDLHKHVHLENNILFPKAAEL from the coding sequence ATGCTCCCCACACCCATTGAAACAGCCACCATCGGCTCCATTGTCGCCGCCGATTACCGGACAGCCAAGGTGTTCGAAGCCAGGGGCATCGATTTCTGCTGCGGCGGCAAGATCCCGCTGGCAACGGCCTGCGCCCAGATCGGGCTCGATCTGGCGCTCATCATGCGGGAATTGGAAGCGGTGCAGAACGAGCCAGGCAACCGCAGTGAAAACTACGGCGCCTGGTCGCTCTCGTTTCTCGCCGACTACATCGTCAACACCCACCACGTGTATCTGCGGGAGAATGACGAGCAGATCGCGGCCTATGCCCGCAAGATAGCCGGGGTGCATGGCGCCAACCATCCCGAGGTGCTGGAGATAGCCGATCTCTTCGCCAGGATCGCCGCTGACCTGACCGCCCATCTCAAGGAAGAGGAGGAGGTCTTCTTTCCGGCAGTCAAGCGGGCGGAGGCGGCCAGTGCCTCCGGCCTCGAACCGGCGGCCGGGGATAGGGAAACCATTCGCACTTCCCTGGAGCGGCTGCACCGGGAACATGAAGAGGTCGGCGAGGCTGTCCACGCCATCCGCCAGCTGGCCAAGGACTACGCCATCCCGAGCGATGCCTGCAACACCTTTATGGTCACCTATCAAAAACTCAATGAATTCGAGGACGACCTGCACAAGCACGTGCACCTCGAGAACAACATCCTCTTTCCCAAGGCTGCAGAGTTGTAA
- a CDS encoding DUF6088 family protein — translation MVFTPNHFKDLASRDAVASALKRHKQSGLILQFARGACDYPKIDPELGPLEPPTDD, via the coding sequence GTGGTATTCACTCCGAACCACTTCAAGGATCTCGCCAGTCGTGACGCCGTTGCCTCGGCCCTCAAGCGCCACAAGCAGTCCGGGCTGATTCTCCAGTTTGCCCGAGGCGCCTGCGATTACCCTAAAATCGATCCCGAGTTGGGGCCCCTCGAGCCGCCCACCGACGACTGA